The Aeoliella mucimassa genome includes the window TGCCCTGCGTGTTCGCGGGTTTGCCCGGAAGTGGCCATTCTGTTCCCCAAGTACAAAGCGGGACCGATCAATGGCGACGAAGTGAATACCGACGATGTCCGCCGTGAGGCGATGAAGGTCGATATCTCGTCGCTGCTTGGCGGAGATATCTACTCCATGCTTCGCGACCGCAATGCGAAAGCGAAGTCGCGGTTCTCCAAGGAACGCGACGACGAACGGGCGCTCAAGGAACGGCAGCGGTGCCTGAAGAAGCTACAAGCTGGCATGGGCGATCTGGACATTCCGGCCGAAGCCCTGACCAATCTACCGAGTGCCGACGAAATCCGGTTGAAAGCCGAACAGTCGAAGAAGATTGCCCAGGAAGCACTCGAAAGACAGAAAAAAGACCTTTAGGTCACAATTGGTCGCAAAATTCCCCACCAAGGCGGGATTTTGAGGGTCTAACCCGCGAGATCCGTGGATTTTTACGTAACCAGCAAGCCCCAGATCGGTTAAACTAGAAGGCCTATCCACGATCGCCCGAGGCCTTTGTGAGTTCGACATCTCAGTCGCGATGTCGGTCCTGCAGAGGCCTCTTCATTCGTAGCTACCGTAAGTTCCTACCAATTCGACTCGCCTGCGGCTTGCCAGACGCTTGCCCCCTGCAATAAAGGGTTAGACTCTGCTGGCCCGAATGTCTCTCCCCGCCCCGCTCCTGCCCTTCGCCGATTTCACGTATGCTCGCCCGACTTGCTACCCGGATGCTGATGGAAACCGATAAGCGACTGCTTTGGAAGTTCGCTTATAACTTCGGTTACAAAGGCATGCGATCGGTTCAGAAATACAAACAGCGGCTGAAAAAGGGAGTGCACTTTCCCCCTTTTCTCTTCATCTCAATCATTAACTCTTGCCAACTCCGTTGCCAGGGTTGCTGGGTCGATGTATCGTCGCCCAGGCAAATGCTGAGCCTTGAGGAACTCGATCGCCTGGTAACTGACTCCAAAAAGCACGGCAATAGCTTCTTTGGCTTGCTCGGCGGCGAGCCGTTCATGCATCCACAGATGCTCGAGCTGCTGGCCAGGCATCCAGACTGCTACTTTCAGATCTTCACCAACGGCCAATTGATCACCGACGAAGTCGCGGCAAAGCTGCGCAAGCTTGGCAACGCAACCCCGCTGATCAGCATCGAAGGCTCTGAGGTCGTTAGCGACGAGCGTCGCGGAGGCCAGGAAGTTTTCAATAAGACCGTTGCCGGTCTGAAGAACTGCATCAAGCACCGACTCATCGTTGGTGTCACTAGCAGTATCTGCCAAACCAACTACGATCTGGTTAGCGAGCAATGGCTGAAGCAACTCATCGACCTCGGCGTGCACTACGTATGGTTTAACACGTATCGAGTGGTTGGTCCCGAGCCGGCTCCGCATCTCGCCTTGCGGCCTGAACAAGTTCTGGAGTTGCGCCGGTTTATCGTCAACATGCGGACTCGGATGCCGATCGGCATCGTCGAGCCCTACTGGGACGATCGCGGCCAGGCACTTTGCCCCATGTCGACAGGTGTGAGTCATCACATTGGTCCCTCCGGTTCGATCGAACCTTGCCCGATCATTCAGTTCTCCAAGGAGAACATTCGCGACAGCGACAGTATCTACGATCTGATGACCAACTCGCAGTTCCTGAAGGACTTTCGCGAGTTGTCGGCCGAGGCCACGCGAGGCTGCGTGGTGCTCGAACGACCTGATCTTGTGAAAGATATTGTCATCGAGCATTCCGCCAGCGATACCACGCAGCGCCAAACGGCCATGGCGGAGTTAGACAAGCTGGCTCCTAGCAGCAGTCAACACAATCCAGAAACACAAATCCCAGAGAAACACTGGCTCTATCGCTTTGCGAAAAAGCACTGGTATTTCGGATTTGGAGCCTACACGTAACGCTCGCCCCCTACGATTTCGTACGCTTGAATCATCGACAACCAGAAATGCGAATTGCCGGTTCCTGCGTCGTCTAAATACAATGAATGCTTGGTGCATCGCTCGGAGTACACCATGGAATTACCCGTAATAAGCTTGCCGCGTGCGGTTCCTCTGCAACGTGAACGCAAGCCGAAAGAGAACATCCCGCAAACTCGCGGTGAGCGCGAGCAGATACGTAGTCGGCTGCGCGCCTACGTAGAGGAAGTCGGTGCGGTTCCTCCGCTAAGTATGACCGAACTCCGGGGCATTGCCGAGCAGTTTGTGGAACGGGAAGGCTTGGACACCATCTACACCGACTACGTCGGTGTGCTGCTCAACAGCGAAGTCTGGCGCGATCATCTGGCGACCATCCCGTTCGAACGCCGGCTACTGCTGCTCCCCAAGTGTCTGCGAATTGAAGACCAGTGCCCCGCTCCGTTCGACGAGTTCGGCCTGCTCTGCAAGCAATGCGGACTTTGTTCGATTCAAGACCTGCAGGAAGAAGCCGAGCGGCTTGGTTACGCTGTGTTGGTGGCCGAAGGTTCGGCCCTGGTGATGGCGATTATCGAAACCGGAAAAATCGACGCCATCGTAGGTGTTAGCTGCTTGTCGGTGCTCGAACGTTCGTTCCCGTACATGGAAGCGGCCGCAATTCCCGGCATCGCCATTCCCCTGCTGCAAGACGACTGTGTCGATGTCACCGTGGACCTCGACTGGGTGTGGGAAGTACTGCACTTGACCAGCGACGATCGCACGCATCGCTTGAACCTTGATGGCCTCCGTGAAGAAGTGAAGGGGTGGTTCGATTCAGCGATGCTTGAGCATCTCATGGGGCCTGCAGCGAGCGAAACCGAAGTACAAGCCCGCGAGTGGCTGGCGAAGGATGGCAAACGCTGGCGCCCATTCCTGACTGCTTGTGTATGGAAAGCTGCGCAGGAAGATCACGATGTCGAGATCCCCGATTCGGTAAAGAAGGCAGCCATCGCCGTGGAATGCTTCCACAAAGCATCGCTGGCCCACGACGACATCGAAGACAACGACGACTATCGCTACGGCGAAGCGACTCTGCACAAGCAGCATGGCGTGCCGGTTGCGCTGAACTTGGGCGACCTTTTGCTCGGTGATGGATATCGACTGATACTCGAGTGCGACGCGCCCGCTGAAGCACGTCTGGCCATGACCCAGGCGGCAGCCTCTGGCCATCGCACGCTGAGTCTCGGCCAAGGTGCGGAACTCAACTGGACCCTGGCCCCCTCGCCCTTGAGCCTGACTCAGGTGCTCGACATTTTCCGCAAGAAAACGTCGCCAGCGTTCGAAGTTGCCCTGCAACTGGGAGCTTCGCTTGTTGGTGCAACCAGCGAGGAGATGCAAATCATCACTCGCTATAGCGAAGCCCTCGGTATCGCCTATCAGATTCGCGACGATGTCGAAGACCTGACCGACGCCGATTCGCCAAACGATCTGCTGGCGATGCGTCCTTCGCTTCCCTTGGCTATTCTCCACGAACGCACCAAGGCGAAACCCGAACAGCGAGCCCTTGTCGAAAAAGCCTGGCGGCGAGAGTGCACGCCCGAAGAGATCGCAACCATCAAGGAATTGATGGAAGAGTTCGAAGTAGAAACCCGCTGCCGAGTACTGCAAGAGTCGTACAAGGAAGAAGCGGTGCAATGCCTGAAGGACCTGAAGAGCGCCAGCCTAAAAGGGCTGCTGCGGCGCGTCGTTAGCAAGATTTTCTCCATCGAAGTGAAGGACTGGTGCAGTGAGTTTGAGGCTCGAAATGCTGCAAGTAGCGAGACTAGCCCCCAATCAACTGGGGGAAGCAACGCCGCTGGTTGAGAACTTCTATTGGAGCCAACTGAACGACGATGGTGGATTCGCCGACCGCGACGGCAAGAGCGACCTCTACTACACCGCCTTTGGCCTGCAAGGTCTTGCGGCTTTGCAGTGCGAGGTTCCCGTCGAGAAAGTCCGGCATTATCTCTCGTCATTCGCTGACGGCGAGGGACTCGATTGCGTGCACACCGCCTGCTTGGCTCGCTGCTGGGCGTCGGTCGCTCCTGGTCAAGTCGATCCTACGTTAACCAGCAAGTTGCTGAGCGAAATCGAAGCTTACCGCACCCCAGATGGCGGTTACCATATCGATCGTGATTCCGAACATGGCGACATCTATGGTTGCTTTCTTGCTCTGGGGGCCTACCAAGACCTTGGCCAAACGCCCCCCAATCCATCAGGTATTGTTCAGTGCGTGCAAGCTTTGCGTACCGAGGATGGTGGCTACTCCAATGGCTACGGGCTGACGATGGGGCTCACTCCTCCCACCGCTGCCGCGGAAACACTGCTTCGCCACTTGGCACCGAGCGCACAGCACGCCGACGCGGAGCATGAACTCTGGCTGCTGAGACGACTGCACCCCGATGGTGGATTCTACGCACTCGACGAGGCTCCGCTGCCCGATCTGCTATCCACCGCAACCGCGATCCACGCCTTGGCTGGTATGAAGTCGCCAATCGAACCATTGCAGGACGCCTGCCTAGACTTCCTCGACACTTTGTGGACTGCTCAAGGTGGTTTCTATGGAACTTGGGAAGACGACACCTTAGACTGCGAGTACACCTACTATGGGTTGCTTGCCTTGGGACATCTGAGCCTGTAACACCTCACCCCGCTGCACCCAATGATCGATTTCTCGTTCCTCGAACAACTGCGACTTACGCTCAAGAACGCGCGTGACACGCTGCTTAACGAGCGGAACCGTGAGGGACATTGGGAAGGCGAACTGGCAAGCAGTGCCCTTTCCACGGCAACCGCGGTGTGTGCTCTTTCACGCCTGCTAAAGGCTCCCAACGCTGACTCCACCTGCGATGTGGATGTCGCAACCCAGCAGGTTTCAGCCGGTCGCGAATGGTTAGCAACTTACCAGAACACTGACGGCGGTTGGGGCGACACGACCAATAGCCTGAGCAACATCAGTACTTCGGTACTGTGCTGGTGTGCGTTTGCGGGGGTCGAGTCGCAGTACTCCGACACGGTACAAGCAGCTGAGCGGTACATCACCGAGAAGTCAGGGAGTCTCGAAACCGCCGATCTAGTCCGCACAGTAAAAGAACGATACGGTAAGGATCATACCTTCTCGGTACCGATCCTCACCACCATGACGCTACATGGCCGACTCGGCGACGCCCGTCGCGCTTGGCGGCGAATCCCATCGTTGCCCTTTGAGCTCTCGGCTTTCCCACGCGAGTGGTTCGCCGCTCTGCGATTGCCAGTCGTCAGCTACGCCCTGCCCGCATTGATCGCCATCGGACTAGTTCATCATCACCAGAGCCCCACCCGCAACCCTCTGACTCGCTGCGTTCGCAATGTAGTGCGTCGTCGAGCACTAAAGGTGCTTGAAAGCATCCAACCGCCGGGCGGTGGGTTTCTGGAAGCGACTCCGCTCACCAGTTTTGTACTTCTCGGACTGCTCAACTCCGACGAATACTCCTCACCAGTAGTCGCTCAAGGTGCAGGCTTTCTCCTCCGCTCCTTCCGAGAAGATGGCAGTTGGCCCATCGATACGAACCTGGCCACCTGGGTAAGCACGCTTTCGGTCAATGCATTAGTGAATGATTCGGATGACGCCAAGGTGCTCAGCGACAACTCCTCATCACACCTTACTGACTGGCTACTCGACCAGCAGTATAGCGAACGCCACCCCTACACCTACGCTGCCCCAGGTGGTTGGGCGTGGACCGATCTGCCAGGCGGCGTGCCCGATGCTGACGACACCCCTGGCGCGCTACTTGCGCTGAAGAACCTGAAGGCTAGCGACTCAACGCTCGACGCTGTCGTACAAGCAGGCGTGCAATGGTTGCTCGACCTACAAAACTCCGATGGGGGAATCCCCACCTTCTGTCGCGGCTGGGGAACACTGCCTTTTGATCGCAGCAGCTGCGATATCACTGCCCATGGAATGCGAGCCTGGAATACCTGGCGTTCTGAGCTGCCGAAATCAATGCAACCAAAAGTCGACAAGGCCCTAACACAGGCTATGTCGTTTCTGGTTGCTCGACAGCGCGCCGATGGTGCCTGGCCCCCACTCTGGTTCGGCAATCAGCTCGCTGTAAACGAAGATGAAACCAATCTCACGTACGGTACTTCTCGCGTGGTGCTTGCTCTGGCGGAGCTCGAAAAGCAGGGCACTAGATTGCAACAGCAGTCATCATGCATGAAGCGTGGAACAGATTGGTTGCTAACCGCCCAGAATGCAGACGGGGGCTGGGGAGGAGTGGAGGCTGTTCCTTCGTCGATTGAGGAAACCGCTTACGCTTTGGAAGCACTGACCGCGGTCGCCATGATTCAAGCCATTCCCAACATCGAACAGGTGATTCGCTGTGGGGCCAAATGGCTCATCGAGCATACCAACCAAGGGACCAACTTCCCTGCGACTCCAGTAGGATTCTACTTTGCCAAACTCTGGTACCATGAGCGGCTATATCCCATGATCTACACGGTCGCCGCACTGGGGGGAACGCATGCCTACTTGTCAGCTGAGACTCCAGCAACTGTCATGGAGCCGACGTCATGACACTGTATCTCGACGACAATGCATCCACGCGAGTCGACCCACGTGTCATTGACTTAATGGTCGATGTCATGCGAAACCAATATGGCAATGCTGGTAGTTCGCACATATTCGGCTCGCAGGCCAAGCAGCTGATCCATACGGCTCGCGACCAAATCGCGAACTTAGTAGCCGCACGTCGCCACGAGGTAATCTTTACTAGCGGAGCGACAGAGAGTAACAATCTGGCACTCCTCGGACTTGCAGAGCATGGCTTACGAACCGGCAAGCGTCATATCGTTAGCACACAAATCGAACACAAGGCAGTGCTGGAACCACTGGAGCAACTGCGAACACGTGGTTTCGATATCACTCTGGTTCCTTGCGATTCCCAAGGCGTTGTTTCGGCAGAGTCGATCGTCGATTCCATCCGCGACGATACGTTGCTGCTGAGTGTCATGCAGGTGAACAACGAGACCGGAGTCCGCCAACCAATAGCTGCCTTCGCCGAGGCCATAGTGTCTCGCGACGTGTGGTTCCATGTCGATGCAGCCCAAGGATTTGGTAAAGACCTCGATCCACTCACCCACGCTGGAATCGATCTAATCAGCATCAGTGGGCATAAGATTCACGGCCCTCAGGGCGTTGGTGCCCTGATCGCGCGACGCCACAAGAACGAGTTGCCCCCACTACAGCCCTTAATGTTCGGCGGTGGCCAGGAACTCGGCATTCGCCCCGGCACCTTGCCAACTGCGTTAATCGCAGGGTTTGGACTGGCCGCCGAACTAGCAGCCGCGGAAGCCGACGCACGCAAAGCTCACTGCCAGCAGGTAAGAGCCTTGTTGTTCGAATCGCTAAACTCGCTTTCCGTTACTTGCCATGGCAGCTCTAAAGACCAGCTTCCGAACACCATGAATATCTCCATCCATGGCATTAGCTCTGATCAAGCGATTGAGGTGCTCGATGACTGCCTGGCCTTGTCCGACGGATCGGCTTGCACCTCGGTCTGCGCCACTGCGAGTCACGTTTTGCGTGCGATGGGAGTCCCCGACTCCCTGGCGGATTGTGCTATTAGACTCTCTTGGAGCTATCAGACAAACTTAGCGGAATTACGCGACACTCTACCGCATGCCATTGGTATACTTGGTGACTTGCAAAACAACGATTCAACGTCATCCTAGAGCGACGGCTTGCCTGTCACGGATTCGATCCATTCCATGAACACATCGGATAATGCCCCGCGGGTTTCCACTTCATTTCAGCGTTACTTCGCCGAAGCGATTGGTACCTTCGCCCTCGTGTTCTTGGGAGCGGGAGCGGCCGCAGTGGATAGCGCGACCGGTGGGGCCATCACGCACGTTGGTATCGCTATCGTGTTTGGTTTGGTGGTTTTCGCAATCATCTCGGCAATAGGAGAGCAGTCGGGCGCTCATATCAATCCAGCGGTCACCTTGGGGTTTTGGATTTCTGGCCGTTTTGCTTCACGCGACGTCCTCCCCTACATCGTTGCCCAATGCTTAGGGGCGATCGTCGCCGGATCTGCGTTGAAACTACTCTTTACGCAAGCCACTTCGCTGGGCGAGACGCTCCCGCGATATTCGGCTCAACAATCTTTCTTGCTCGAAATCATTCTCACCTGGTTTTTGATGTACGTCATTCTATCTGTTGCAACGCGGGCCAAGGAGGAAGGACTCGTTGCAGGCTTGGCCATTGGTGCAACCGTAGGTTTACTCGCCATGATGGGAGGGCCGATCTGCGGAGCGTCGATGAATCCCGCTCGATCGCTAGGCCCCGCACTTGCTTCAGGGAACTTGCAGATGCTCTGGATCTATCTAATTGGCCCCACGATCGGTGCCGCGCTGGCCGTTTTCACGTACAAGATCACGCATAACTGATAACGCCGTCTACTGACGTTGGATCTTCAAGAAGTCTTGGTGGCAAGAAAATGAGTAGCCTCCATCTAGGTCAGCAAATCGCTCCTCGACATACTTTTCTAAATCGCCCCACGGAAGTCCCTCGGGAACAGGCAACACATTCAGCACAAACTCCGCAATCTGGCAGGCTGTCTCCAGGTCATTCGCATGGATGGTTGCTTGCACGCGTTCTAGTTCGGCGCGGTAGGGCCCTCCCTCCATATCGTTCAGCATCGGTACCAGCTGACTGATGTCAAACGAATCTCCAAGAAAGTGTTGTACCATCTGCATACAATCGGTTCTTGGATTCTGTAACGCCAATACCAGCACGCCTTCGTCGTCGAGCCAACTTAACAAACGCTGCAAGTTGCTGGACCACTCCGATTTCGGAATGTAGTAGAACACATGCGAACAGAGAACAAGATCGCCAATTGCTTCCGGTTCCGAATCCATGATGGTCACTTGATGCGACCGCCCGCAAAGAGGGGCTAACTCGTTGAACAACGACTCGTTGGGCTCAATACCGATGCCAGAATCGAACGACTCGAGCAACCACTGAGTCAGCGTACCATTGCCCGCTCCGGCGTCGATTAGTACGCGTCGCTGAGATAGTTTTGAAACAGCCTGCTCAAGCCATTGCATCGCATTCTGCTTCTGGTTCGTGTGTTCAAGGAAAACACGAAAGGCATCGTAGTATGCGGGATCGCTTGAATCATAGGATTT containing:
- a CDS encoding radical SAM protein, giving the protein MLARLATRMLMETDKRLLWKFAYNFGYKGMRSVQKYKQRLKKGVHFPPFLFISIINSCQLRCQGCWVDVSSPRQMLSLEELDRLVTDSKKHGNSFFGLLGGEPFMHPQMLELLARHPDCYFQIFTNGQLITDEVAAKLRKLGNATPLISIEGSEVVSDERRGGQEVFNKTVAGLKNCIKHRLIVGVTSSICQTNYDLVSEQWLKQLIDLGVHYVWFNTYRVVGPEPAPHLALRPEQVLELRRFIVNMRTRMPIGIVEPYWDDRGQALCPMSTGVSHHIGPSGSIEPCPIIQFSKENIRDSDSIYDLMTNSQFLKDFRELSAEATRGCVVLERPDLVKDIVIEHSASDTTQRQTAMAELDKLAPSSSQHNPETQIPEKHWLYRFAKKHWYFGFGAYT
- a CDS encoding polyprenyl synthetase family protein codes for the protein MELPVISLPRAVPLQRERKPKENIPQTRGEREQIRSRLRAYVEEVGAVPPLSMTELRGIAEQFVEREGLDTIYTDYVGVLLNSEVWRDHLATIPFERRLLLLPKCLRIEDQCPAPFDEFGLLCKQCGLCSIQDLQEEAERLGYAVLVAEGSALVMAIIETGKIDAIVGVSCLSVLERSFPYMEAAAIPGIAIPLLQDDCVDVTVDLDWVWEVLHLTSDDRTHRLNLDGLREEVKGWFDSAMLEHLMGPAASETEVQAREWLAKDGKRWRPFLTACVWKAAQEDHDVEIPDSVKKAAIAVECFHKASLAHDDIEDNDDYRYGEATLHKQHGVPVALNLGDLLLGDGYRLILECDAPAEARLAMTQAAASGHRTLSLGQGAELNWTLAPSPLSLTQVLDIFRKKTSPAFEVALQLGASLVGATSEEMQIITRYSEALGIAYQIRDDVEDLTDADSPNDLLAMRPSLPLAILHERTKAKPEQRALVEKAWRRECTPEEIATIKELMEEFEVETRCRVLQESYKEEAVQCLKDLKSASLKGLLRRVVSKIFSIEVKDWCSEFEARNAASSETSPQSTGGSNAAG
- a CDS encoding prenyltransferase/squalene oxidase repeat-containing protein, coding for MLQVARLAPNQLGEATPLVENFYWSQLNDDGGFADRDGKSDLYYTAFGLQGLAALQCEVPVEKVRHYLSSFADGEGLDCVHTACLARCWASVAPGQVDPTLTSKLLSEIEAYRTPDGGYHIDRDSEHGDIYGCFLALGAYQDLGQTPPNPSGIVQCVQALRTEDGGYSNGYGLTMGLTPPTAAAETLLRHLAPSAQHADAEHELWLLRRLHPDGGFYALDEAPLPDLLSTATAIHALAGMKSPIEPLQDACLDFLDTLWTAQGGFYGTWEDDTLDCEYTYYGLLALGHLSL
- a CDS encoding prenyltransferase/squalene oxidase repeat-containing protein — translated: MIDFSFLEQLRLTLKNARDTLLNERNREGHWEGELASSALSTATAVCALSRLLKAPNADSTCDVDVATQQVSAGREWLATYQNTDGGWGDTTNSLSNISTSVLCWCAFAGVESQYSDTVQAAERYITEKSGSLETADLVRTVKERYGKDHTFSVPILTTMTLHGRLGDARRAWRRIPSLPFELSAFPREWFAALRLPVVSYALPALIAIGLVHHHQSPTRNPLTRCVRNVVRRRALKVLESIQPPGGGFLEATPLTSFVLLGLLNSDEYSSPVVAQGAGFLLRSFREDGSWPIDTNLATWVSTLSVNALVNDSDDAKVLSDNSSSHLTDWLLDQQYSERHPYTYAAPGGWAWTDLPGGVPDADDTPGALLALKNLKASDSTLDAVVQAGVQWLLDLQNSDGGIPTFCRGWGTLPFDRSSCDITAHGMRAWNTWRSELPKSMQPKVDKALTQAMSFLVARQRADGAWPPLWFGNQLAVNEDETNLTYGTSRVVLALAELEKQGTRLQQQSSCMKRGTDWLLTAQNADGGWGGVEAVPSSIEETAYALEALTAVAMIQAIPNIEQVIRCGAKWLIEHTNQGTNFPATPVGFYFAKLWYHERLYPMIYTVAALGGTHAYLSAETPATVMEPTS
- a CDS encoding cysteine desulfurase family protein encodes the protein MTLYLDDNASTRVDPRVIDLMVDVMRNQYGNAGSSHIFGSQAKQLIHTARDQIANLVAARRHEVIFTSGATESNNLALLGLAEHGLRTGKRHIVSTQIEHKAVLEPLEQLRTRGFDITLVPCDSQGVVSAESIVDSIRDDTLLLSVMQVNNETGVRQPIAAFAEAIVSRDVWFHVDAAQGFGKDLDPLTHAGIDLISISGHKIHGPQGVGALIARRHKNELPPLQPLMFGGGQELGIRPGTLPTALIAGFGLAAELAAAEADARKAHCQQVRALLFESLNSLSVTCHGSSKDQLPNTMNISIHGISSDQAIEVLDDCLALSDGSACTSVCATASHVLRAMGVPDSLADCAIRLSWSYQTNLAELRDTLPHAIGILGDLQNNDSTSS
- a CDS encoding MIP/aquaporin family protein, yielding MNTSDNAPRVSTSFQRYFAEAIGTFALVFLGAGAAAVDSATGGAITHVGIAIVFGLVVFAIISAIGEQSGAHINPAVTLGFWISGRFASRDVLPYIVAQCLGAIVAGSALKLLFTQATSLGETLPRYSAQQSFLLEIILTWFLMYVILSVATRAKEEGLVAGLAIGATVGLLAMMGGPICGASMNPARSLGPALASGNLQMLWIYLIGPTIGAALAVFTYKITHN
- a CDS encoding methyltransferase domain-containing protein → MSSVSKSVKSYDSSDPAYYDAFRVFLEHTNQKQNAMQWLEQAVSKLSQRRVLIDAGAGNGTLTQWLLESFDSGIGIEPNESLFNELAPLCGRSHQVTIMDSEPEAIGDLVLCSHVFYYIPKSEWSSNLQRLLSWLDDEGVLVLALQNPRTDCMQMVQHFLGDSFDISQLVPMLNDMEGGPYRAELERVQATIHANDLETACQIAEFVLNVLPVPEGLPWGDLEKYVEERFADLDGGYSFSCHQDFLKIQRQ